The Nostoc sp. 'Lobaria pulmonaria (5183) cyanobiont' DNA window AAAAGTCGAGGTGAAGCAGGTTCTATTGTCCGAATTATTCCAGTTAGTGCTATCGGTTTAGAATTTGCTACTCTGCAACCAGATGGAAGTATGAAAAAGAATCCAGGTAAGATTCCATTTCCCTTTTTGCTTGAAGCGCCTATATCCTGTGTTTTGCCAGATAGACTACAACAATTGCATCATCAAAAACAAGCACAAGAAAAACAACTTGAACAACAAATTCAGAAGATAGATGATGGCAATATTGTGGTTGGCGCATTAGTTGGTGGTCTAGATTTTTTAGGGGTTGGATTAGAGGGATTGGGACTACTGCTAGAGTTCGACGACGATGCGGCTGAAATCAAAATGGCTAGATTGTTCACTAAAGCAACTTCAATGGTTACTTCTTTGGTGAAAGGGGGAATAAAAGGAATTAATGAAAAAATAAGTAAAGGATCTCGAAAAAAGAAAGAAACTACGCTCAAATCCGTTAAAGACGAACAGTCTGCTCTAATACACGCAATGAACGTCTTTTATGATTTTGAGAAAGATTTAATAGATAGTTTTCCCGAGTCTAAATTAGTTTAGCCCTATATCAATAAATCCCCTAAAGGTGCAATGAATAACTACAGTATTATTACTCTCGGAGCATCTGGCTCTGGTAAAACCATCTTCTTGGCTAGTCTTTTCAAGGTATTTTCAACACAAGGAAAGTTTGGCTTTTCTCTAGATGTTCAAGACAATTCTAAAAGAATGGTTTTGAATAAGATATTTGCAGATTTGACTACAGGAGAGCAATGGCCTTTAGGCACTAGAAATATTTCTGAATGGGCATTAACTGCCTATGTAAATAACTCAGGAATATCTAAGATTCCAGCCTGTAAAATCACCTATGTTGATTATAAAGGAGGTCTAATCACAGACGTATCAACAGAAGATGAAGAAAATTACGGCGGTTACAATAATTTGGAAACCTACGTTAAAGAAGCGGATGCAGTTTTAGTAATCTTAGATGGTCAAAAGCTACTTTCTATGATGCAGGATCGCGACTTAACTAATAAGGTTGTTTTCAGATGGCTAAATGAAGACCTATCGGCCCTCATGCAAATGGTCGATAAATGCAATAAATATATTCCCGTTCATTTCATCATTAGCAAGTGGGACTTACTTGAAGGTAGCTACTCTCTAGCAGATGTAAAAAAACGCTTGCTGAATAATGTTCCTGAATTTTATAACGTAGTTGACAATAGGAGGAAAGTAGGTTGTCCAGTACGTTTGATTCCTGTCAGTTCTTTAGGTAAGGGTTTTGCAGTCCTACAACCTGATGGACAGATGAAGAAGCTTTCTGTCAATCCACATCCAATGAATGTAGAGTGTCCCCTAGCTTTTGCTTTGACGGATAAGCTACCAAATCCAGGCAGATCGAAACAAAAGCCTTTTAAACTCACAGTATGGGATTGGATTGGCATTGGACTTTGTATTGCTCTCATTCCATTTAGCATGGGGTTCACACTGATTATTGCCATTGTTTATTTTGGGTTTCATCTATTGAGAAACAAGAAGCAAAGATTAGATGAAATTTCATCGAGTGAAGAGGCATTTGAACAAATTCTGAGTAAATGTCAGGAAATTAAGAAACAATTCAATGCTGACTTTCCTGACTCTGACCTTGCTAAAGTACCCTCTTTTAAATCTAGATAATAAGTATTATGACAATTCAAGCTTGGACTTTTCTCGTTAGCCGAAATCAGTCAATCGACTACAAAACTGTAGTCGCACCTGATTTCATTTCTGAAGCTAAAATTCGCAGTTTGCTCACTAAAGTTACAGAAGAAGATTTTACTGAAAGTGGGCGAATAAGTATTCGTGAGGTAAATGGATCTGAAGTTGGCAACTTTACTGTTGTTTTTCGTTCGGTTAAAGCCAGAAACAACGACATAGGAGAAGAGGGAAATAAAGTATTAAAAGATGCAGTTGGGAGAGAAATTTATTGGGTGGAGGGACTCGTTTTTCAGAAAAATTTGCCCGAAATGCAATATAAAATTGGAGAAAGTCATCTCGATCAAGTACATCGATATCTACAAGAGAAGTATCGGGAGTTTTGGTATGAGGATAAGCTCAGTATTTCCTATGTGATTGATTTGCTAAAAGTTACATCTGGGCCAGACAACAACTTTAGAGTGCTAGAGCCATTGGTGATTACACTAAGGCCTCAATTAGCAGAGTATCAATTACCAAAAAAAAAAGAACTTAAAAACTATAAATATCCTCCCGGCAAACCTGTAAGAAACAAAATAAGTTTATTTAGACTTGTTTTGATTGCAATTACAGCACTATTATTGACTGGGATAGTTTGGAAAGCGTGGTCGGACTTGCAGCCAAAGATATGCCTGTCCGTTACTCGAGATAAAACAATTGAATTTCATCTGCAAAATCAACCCCCCTCATCACAAAAGGTATTATCTGGAATTGAAGAGCTTAAAAAATTAAAAAAAGAAAACGAAGCAGCTTGGATATTCCTAAACGGTTCTTTGGAGGTAGAAAAATCTCTTGCAAATCAGATTAAAACGGAAGTAAACAACCAAGTAGACAACCAAAAAGGAATAACAAAAGAAGCCGTAAGTATTACAATAGTTCCAGATGAAAAGACCACATCAAAATTAAACATCAAGAATTACCCGATTGACTTAGCGATCGCCCTACTTCAAAATAAAACGGTTACTAGCGGCAAACTTGAGGCAACAATAATTGAACCAATTTCACAAAAAGCATGTCCTGTAATGCTTTACAAATGTAATTATTCACTCCAATTTGCCAGGCAATGTTTATAGCGATAAGCAAGCTTTGAGTGATATTTAACAAAGTCTCAAGGAGAAGTGTAGCCTGAGTTAAGATAAATTCAGCGTAACAAATGTGTAGCCACCAGCCACTCTATCTACGTATGCGACCAGGAAATTGGTATCCACCAACAATACCTTTGCCAATTTACGAGGGTGAGTTAATGTATTAACTCCCTTTTCTCTAAGGCTTGGCAAAAACAATAAGTCCTAAAAATTCCTTCTAGGTTGAGCGCAAGGTTTTTTTATATATTGCCCGCAGTATAAAGGGTTTGAAAGTCCAAGCTCCCTTTTCAGCTCAATGCTCATGTATCGGTCATTTTGCCAGTTTTGCCAAAATTTTTGTAGGCTCTTATTTTGGCAAAGGTATTGCTTTGATAAAGAGTTTTAGCCTTAACCCAAGCGTATTGCTCTATAAGACTTGTGTGTATACCGTAGCTCTACGAAGAAAGAGGTTTTTTAGACAATAAGTGGTTGTATGATGTCCGGCAAATTACCCCTAATATATACATTGCGAGTGGAACGAAGTGAAGCAATTGCAGAGTCCTTGTAATTGCTTCACTTCGTACCTTACGGGAAGGCCAAGGGCGAACGCAATGACATTTGAACGGACATGATATTAGACAAAATTATTTATGTCATTGCGAACGCTTCATTCGCAATCACAAATGTATATTTAATTTTGCACTACTACTTAGTGAACAGTCAGATTAATAATAGCTGCCAGATTTCCGATGTTCCAAAGCCGTGACACCATCATTTTCCAACACTTCACCGCCATCGATGACAGCATAAATTAACCATCGATCGCCACATTCCAGCTGATTTTGCACTGTACATTCTAAATAGGCTAATGCCTCATTCAGAATCAAACAACCATTCAGAGCAGTTTTTGTGTCAAGATTTGCAAAGGGATTATCGCCTAAAGTGCTATGACGAGAAAAATAGCGCCGCACATTTCTTCCTTCTTTAAGGATATTCAGTACAAATTTATCACCAGGATGATGCATTAAATCTGCATTTTGCTCGTTAGCGATCGCAATCATAATTCCTGGCGGGTTAAAAGTTGCCTGCGATACCCAAGAAGTTAAAACCCCTTTGTGAGTTTCTTCATCACGAGTTGTCACAACACACAGAGAACCAATGATTCGTCCCACCGCTTGTTCGGTACGATCTACATGGGTTTCTGTGACAATCTGGCGGGAAGTCCGCAGTTTTTTGGTTTTCTTCAAGTTTTGGGCAAAGGAAGCACCGGCTTGTTGACATTGCTGGAGAATCTCAGGAGTGGGACTGAAACGCACCCGAATGGTTTCAAATCCTAGTTGATAATTAGCATCTTTGAGCTTGCTTTCGATTAAATCAATTGCTTCGCCACTCCAACCATAAGAACCAAACACCCCTGCTAACTTAGTTTTAGCCGCCACCGAGAGAACTATTCCTAAAGCAGTTTGAATTTGAGTCGGTGCATGGCCGCCTAAAGTGGGTGAGCCAATAATCAAGCCATCGCAGGTTTCTACAATGCGGTTAATCTGTGCAGAATCGGCTAGTTCGCAGTTGATTAATTCTAGATTAACTCCATTTTGAATCAAACCTTGAGCGATCGCATTCGCCATAATTGCTGTATTTCCATAAGCAGAAGCATAAAGCAAAGCGACACTCAACTCTTGAGATTTTTGCCCTTGACACCATTGACGGTAATCATAGGTAAAACGACTGAGGCTGTAACGGACAACCGGGCCGTGTGCTGGGGCGTAACATCTAGCTCCCAAAAGCGATATTTTATCTAAGGCTACTTCAACTTGTTTGGCTTGGGGCGCATGGAGACATTCAAAATAGTAACGACGTTCCGCATCTAATCCCTTCCAATCTTCATCAAACAAAGTATCTTCGCAAATATGAGCGCCAAAAAGTTTGTCTGTGTAGAGAATTTTTGTAGCAGAATCGTAAGTACAAAGTCCATCGGCCCAACGGGGAGTTGGTACGGTGATAAATGATAGAAGATGTCCTTGTCCTAAATTTAGAGTATCCTGCGATCGCATCACTTGGATAGGTGATTCAAATTCGGGAAAGGCAGTTTTTAGAGCATTGGCGGCGGGGCGAGAACAAATGATAGTGGCTTGAGGAACCAGAGAGAGCAATACTTGCAAGGTTGCTCTGCGGTTCGGGTTGACATGACTCAGAACAATATAATCGAGGGAGATGAAATCTAGATGTTGTGCTAGTTGCTCAAGGTAAATATCGGTAAAAGATTCGCCGGGAGGGTCAATTAAAACCTTTTTATCAGCTTGAATCAGATAAGAATTCGCTGTAGTTCCCCGTTGGCGGGAATACTCCACCTCAAATTTTAGTCTGTCCCAAGTCCGCGATCGCATAATCAGAGTATTTTTACCAATTTCAGCAACTTGTACATCTCTGCTATGGTTGGACGTTAATGTGACAGTAGACATAATAACCTCTGTTAATTTGGGAATTGGGCAAATAATTCGTAATTCGTAATTCGTAATTCGTAATTTGAAATAATAATGCTATACATTTTTATGTCTTTATTGAGGAATATTATGGGCTTGTATTCTTCAATTACGAATTACGAATTATAAATTACGAATTATGTTGACCATTGGTTTGTGTTAATTCAGACTTGGCTCGGCTTCTATAGCGTTTAGATGCTTCTTGTTCCGGGTCTATACCTTCAAAGGTCGGGGGTAGCCAAACTCTGAGAAACAGTAGTATTCCCAGCACTAATAAAAAGGCACAAGTTGCTAAAACTTGACTCCAACTTGTTTCTAGAACACCTTTAACAATGACCTCTCGCAAAGCAGAAACAATGGAAACTTCAACAGCTACCCCAATAGATACTCGATGTTCCTGTAGGTAAATAATCAGCAGTCGGAACAACTCAACTAAGATAAGTAAAAAGAGAATATCGGCAGTAACAGCATGAAAATCTAGAGGCGGAAGTAAGGAGAGAAACATATCTCTCACCTGAAGCACCATGAAGCTAAATAAACCGATACACAAAGAAATTACAATTATATCTTGGATAAATTCCAAGGTTCGCACAACGCGCGCCCGATTGATTTCGTACATGGTAATCGGGGTGTTTTCAACAGATTTATACATAGTTGTTGGGAGACGCGATGAATCGCGTACAAGGGTGGGTAGAGACGCGATTCATCGCGTCTGTAAGAAGCAGGGGAAATAAAGGAGAATGACAAATTACAAATGACAAATGACAAATTAGTAATGATTGCCAATTTTGCGGTGATGGGCGGCGGTAAGTGCATTTAGCTTGGCGACTCTTCCAGTTTGGACTGTGCTATAAATTACCCAATGATCTCCACAATCCATGCGGCTAGTGATTTCACATTCCATGTAAGCTAGAGCTTCAGCTAAAACGGGCGATTCATTTTTAGCTGGATATGTTTTCACTCCAGCAAATCTATCTGCACCAGGAGCAAAACGCTTAATAAAGTGTTTCATTAATCCTTGATATTTGCCTTCTTCTAAAACATTTAAAACAAAGCGATCGCCAACGTGCATCAAGGATTCAATTGCCCGATCTTTGGATACTGCGATCGCCACTCCCAAAGGCTCAAGACTCGCTTGTGTCACCCAAGAAGCCAACATCGCACTCTGAATTTCTCCTTTTTTGGCGGTGATGATGTATAATCCTGTGCTAATCCGCCCTAAAGCTTTTTCTAGCTCAGTATTGATAGATTTAATTTGTTTGATGGTGCGATCGCGGGTCAACCATTGACCCATATCTATCCCCGCTTCATCACAAAATTGTTCTGTTGCTTGGGTAGGGATTTCCTTAACTAAAATAGGTGGAAAAGCTTCAGTTAATCCCAGTTCTTGAAACTTATTACGTAATGGGTAAATTGGTTCATCTTCTCCACCTCCCGACTCTAATAAACCAATTGCCTGCTTCTTGTGAACAGCAGCTAAAATTGTACTTAAAGCAGCTTGAGCGATCGCCGAAGATTGGGGTGGCATTGCAATTACTAAACCAGAAGCTTGTGCAACTAATTCTCGAACTTCTTGAGGCTCGGCAGTATTGAGGTCTATTAATTCGACTGCTACGCCTGTTTTTGCGCATCCATGAGCTATGGTACGGACTAAATGCTCGCTATGTCCGTAATCTTCAACATAAAATAGAGACACTAAAGTCTCTGTTTTTGCTTGTTCTAAACTCCAGTTTTGATAGCGTCCGAGCCATTCCGAGATATAGTGTTGTAATAAAGGGCCATGTCCCGTAGCAACTGTTCCTATTTCTAACTTTTCAATCCGCTTTAAAGCTGCTAAGACAGATCGGGCATTGGGGCCCATGAGACAATCATAGTAATAGTGAAAATCCTCCTCTATTGAGGTAATATTTTCATCATAAGTGTGGTCATCACAATAGTGCATCCCAAACACATCACAGGTGTAGAGAATGGAAGTTTTGTGGTCATAGGTCAAGATTGTGTCAGGCCAGTGTAAGTTTGGTGCAGAGATAAATTCTAATTCGTGTCCGTTGCCTAAATCTAATCGCTCTCCACTTTTCACCTGCATTGATTTAAAAGGCTGGTGAACCATATTTTCTAGGAATTGAATAGCTACCTTAGCACCAACAACAGTAATGGAGGGAGCTAATTCTAAAATATTTTTCACTAGGCCACTGTGGTCAGGTTCTGTATGGCTAATAATCAAGTAATCTATCTTAGCCGGATCGATTAATTCCACCAGTATCTCAAGATATAATTGCTCAAACTTGCGGTGAGATGTGTCAACTAAGGCAATTTTTTCTCCTTGAATTAAGAAAGAATTATAGGTTGTACCATTACGTAAACCAAACTCGATATCAAAACGTTCTCTATCCCAATCGAGACAACGTATAGCAGTCGTTTCAGGAGCAATTTCAACAGTTTCAATCGTCAAACGCCCAGGATTGGAAATAACTTGAGTAAGCTGTGTGAGTGCAACCATTTATTTTCTCCAAAAAGAATATTATCTGGAGCGAGTGTTATGTTTCTTATATTTACCTGAAATACTCAATTAGTAAAATGCCAATTTATAAAGCTAATCATCAGAAATCTTTATTCATCATTTAACTTGATTTACCATTGAATTGTTCAATGTTTATCATTACTTTTATCTTCAATAATGAGCGTGAGAAAAGGTAAATACTAAGTTAGAATGTTTACGCATGTCGTTAACCTTTCTTCGTCCTCCTATACAACAAATCAACAGCGAAATTGCCCGTCACGCTGGTGTTGATCTGTATGTGCTGCGCCTCGATCTTATGCACCCGTGGGTTAACGGCAATAAGTGGTTTAAGCTGAAATACAATCTTTTGGAGGCTAAGGAGAAAAATTTCACAACGCTGCTAACCTTTGGCGGCGCTTATTCTAATCACATCTATGCAACTGCGGCGGCTGGTAATCTTTGCGGTTTTCGCACTATCGGGGTAATTCGTGGAGAGGAGAGGCTACCGTTAAACCCGACGCTGAGTTTTGCTGTACAACAGGGTATGCAGCTTGTCTATCTGAACCGCGAGATGTATCGACAGCGCAATACACCAGCGTTAGAAGAATCTCTGCAACAACGTTTCGGTAAGGTGTTTATCATTCCTGAAGGTGGGAGTAATTTAAATGGTGTGCGCGGCTGTACAGAGATAATTGATCGTGCGATGCCTACGGCTGGCTACGCCTACGCATTTGATCATATATGCGTAGCTTGCGGTACAGCTACCACACTAGCAGGTATTGCGCTTTCGTTGCATGAAGGACAAAGAGCGATCGCTTTTCCTGTATTGAAGAATGGCGCATTTCTTGCACAAGAAATTGAAACTTTGTTGACAAATTACCTCGCCTCTGATTTACCTGCACCATATAGTTCTCCCGCTTCCTGGGAATTGGTATGTGATTACCACTTTGGTGGTTATGCAAAGGTGAACGACGAGTTAATACTGTTCAGCCAGCAGTTCACACAGGAACATGACGTACCCCTTGATTACGTATATACCGCTAAAATGTTTTACGGAGTGATGGATTTACTACAGCAGGGATTTTTTCGTAGAGGCGATTCCTTACTGCTGGTACACACAGGCGGCTTACAAGGCAACGTTGGCATGGAGAAAAGTTTGCAGAGATTTTCTAAAATCTGAGTTGCCACTTAATTAAATATCAGTTAGCTTTGTATGGAATTTTACTACAACCAGTGAAATTCAGAGGCCAATCTTGATATTTACTCAAAGTTAGGTAAGGTTAATTCTATGTTTACATCTACTGAACGTATTAAACCGGATGCTCAGAGTATTCCTCTCTATTTAGAAAGTCTTCTCTCACACAAGTATCAAATTCCAACTTTTCAAAGAGATGTTGTTTGGGAGAAAGAGAATGTAAAAAAACTTTGGGATAGTATTTATAAGTTTTACCCTTTAGGAAGTATTCTAATTTGGAAAACTAATACCAAGTTAGAAAGTCATAGGGAAATAGGTGGTATAAAATTTGCTGATAATTTTTACTCTAATGAGTATCAGTACATTTTAGATGGACAACAAAGAACAACTTCTCTCTTAACATCAATCTATGGGGGTAAGATTGCTAATAACGAAAACTTTGATCCAACACTATATATAGATTTGACTATTGAACTTACTGATGCAACTGATGACACCAGCTATGCAAAAAGGTTTTTATTTTGGGACGAAATAGACGATAGAGATGGTCAGCTAAAAGCAAATATTGGAAAAAAACAACGTTATCAAGATAAACTAATTGTCAGCTTAATAGATATAATTAAAGACCGTGGGGAAATAGAAAGAAATATTTATGTAAGTGTTAATAGAGAATTTGATCATTCTTATATGCAACAATTTAGGAGAATTAGGGAAGTTTTGGCTAATTACAAAATTTCCTTTATTGAGTTAAGAGGTATTGAAGTTGCGGAAGTTTGTCAAATATTTGAGCGGATTAATCAAGCTGGCAAACCCTTGGATATCTTTGATATTGTGGTTGCTAAGACTTTTCGTTCTGAAAATAAGACAAATAATATCTCTGGGTTCTATCTTCGGGAATTATTTGATAAATTTAAAAAAACTATTTCTAGTAGTCAATATGCCAGTATTGATAATTGGACATTGCTCCAAATGCTAGCTGTAGTAGTAAAATCTGAATTTCCCGAAGCTGGGATACAAAATATTACTGATATGTATCTTAATAAGCTAAAAACAGAGCATATTGAAGCTGTATGGTCTGATTTTAAAATAGCCGTTGCTAAAACTTTTGATTTCTTTGATAATATTTTGCATATAAAGGGTGGAAGATTAATTCCTTACCGATATTTATACCTGACTATCACAGCATACTTTTATCGGAATGATAAACCAGATTATAGTTTTCTAGGTAAGTATTTTTGGTATTATAGTTTTCATAATGCAGAGTTACTAACAAACACTTCTCACCTCTGGAAACATATAGACTTTGTTAATCAGCAAAAGGCTAATAGTACTTACTCATTCAATCAATTTGATATTGATAAGAATTCTCTCAGGAAATCTTTCTATAGTTATAGAGGTCGCTTATCCAGAGCAATACTATCACTTTATGCAAACCACAAGCCGCAAGATTGGGCAAAACCTCATAGAGATATTTTGTCTGATGTTTATTATTTGCTAACAGATAAGCCTAACTTGCACCATATATTTCCAGTTAACTTTATTAAACAGAGTGGTATTGCTAGTCAAATAGAATCTGACAGCTTGATG harbors:
- a CDS encoding phosphate-starvation-inducible PsiE family protein is translated as MYKSVENTPITMYEINRARVVRTLEFIQDIIVISLCIGLFSFMVLQVRDMFLSLLPPLDFHAVTADILFLLILVELFRLLIIYLQEHRVSIGVAVEVSIVSALREVIVKGVLETSWSQVLATCAFLLVLGILLFLRVWLPPTFEGIDPEQEASKRYRSRAKSELTQTNGQHNS
- a CDS encoding diflavin flavoprotein, which gives rise to MVALTQLTQVISNPGRLTIETVEIAPETTAIRCLDWDRERFDIEFGLRNGTTYNSFLIQGEKIALVDTSHRKFEQLYLEILVELIDPAKIDYLIISHTEPDHSGLVKNILELAPSITVVGAKVAIQFLENMVHQPFKSMQVKSGERLDLGNGHELEFISAPNLHWPDTILTYDHKTSILYTCDVFGMHYCDDHTYDENITSIEEDFHYYYDCLMGPNARSVLAALKRIEKLEIGTVATGHGPLLQHYISEWLGRYQNWSLEQAKTETLVSLFYVEDYGHSEHLVRTIAHGCAKTGVAVELIDLNTAEPQEVRELVAQASGLVIAMPPQSSAIAQAALSTILAAVHKKQAIGLLESGGGEDEPIYPLRNKFQELGLTEAFPPILVKEIPTQATEQFCDEAGIDMGQWLTRDRTIKQIKSINTELEKALGRISTGLYIITAKKGEIQSAMLASWVTQASLEPLGVAIAVSKDRAIESLMHVGDRFVLNVLEEGKYQGLMKHFIKRFAPGADRFAGVKTYPAKNESPVLAEALAYMECEITSRMDCGDHWVIYSTVQTGRVAKLNALTAAHHRKIGNHY
- a CDS encoding 1-aminocyclopropane-1-carboxylate deaminase/D-cysteine desulfhydrase — its product is MSLTFLRPPIQQINSEIARHAGVDLYVLRLDLMHPWVNGNKWFKLKYNLLEAKEKNFTTLLTFGGAYSNHIYATAAAGNLCGFRTIGVIRGEERLPLNPTLSFAVQQGMQLVYLNREMYRQRNTPALEESLQQRFGKVFIIPEGGSNLNGVRGCTEIIDRAMPTAGYAYAFDHICVACGTATTLAGIALSLHEGQRAIAFPVLKNGAFLAQEIETLLTNYLASDLPAPYSSPASWELVCDYHFGGYAKVNDELILFSQQFTQEHDVPLDYVYTAKMFYGVMDLLQQGFFRRGDSLLLVHTGGLQGNVGMEKSLQRFSKI
- a CDS encoding GmrSD restriction endonuclease domain-containing protein → MFTSTERIKPDAQSIPLYLESLLSHKYQIPTFQRDVVWEKENVKKLWDSIYKFYPLGSILIWKTNTKLESHREIGGIKFADNFYSNEYQYILDGQQRTTSLLTSIYGGKIANNENFDPTLYIDLTIELTDATDDTSYAKRFLFWDEIDDRDGQLKANIGKKQRYQDKLIVSLIDIIKDRGEIERNIYVSVNREFDHSYMQQFRRIREVLANYKISFIELRGIEVAEVCQIFERINQAGKPLDIFDIVVAKTFRSENKTNNISGFYLRELFDKFKKTISSSQYASIDNWTLLQMLAVVVKSEFPEAGIQNITDMYLNKLKTEHIEAVWSDFKIAVAKTFDFFDNILHIKGGRLIPYRYLYLTITAYFYRNDKPDYSFLGKYFWYYSFHNAELLTNTSHLWKHIDFVNQQKANSTYSFNQFDIDKNSLRKSFYSYRGRLSRAILSLYANHKPQDWAKPHRDILSDVYYLLTDKPNLHHIFPVNFIKQSGIASQIESDSLMNIAYLSQITNLKISDRNPLHYLKEYDEPGLETVLRSHLIPTIILEWSRGDALPEHALTIFIEERVNLLLEALKLKLEGIEFKVFDMGNPTDNIHF
- a CDS encoding diflavin flavoprotein, whose translation is MSTVTLTSNHSRDVQVAEIGKNTLIMRSRTWDRLKFEVEYSRQRGTTANSYLIQADKKVLIDPPGESFTDIYLEQLAQHLDFISLDYIVLSHVNPNRRATLQVLLSLVPQATIICSRPAANALKTAFPEFESPIQVMRSQDTLNLGQGHLLSFITVPTPRWADGLCTYDSATKILYTDKLFGAHICEDTLFDEDWKGLDAERRYYFECLHAPQAKQVEVALDKISLLGARCYAPAHGPVVRYSLSRFTYDYRQWCQGQKSQELSVALLYASAYGNTAIMANAIAQGLIQNGVNLELINCELADSAQINRIVETCDGLIIGSPTLGGHAPTQIQTALGIVLSVAAKTKLAGVFGSYGWSGEAIDLIESKLKDANYQLGFETIRVRFSPTPEILQQCQQAGASFAQNLKKTKKLRTSRQIVTETHVDRTEQAVGRIIGSLCVVTTRDEETHKGVLTSWVSQATFNPPGIMIAIANEQNADLMHHPGDKFVLNILKEGRNVRRYFSRHSTLGDNPFANLDTKTALNGCLILNEALAYLECTVQNQLECGDRWLIYAVIDGGEVLENDGVTALEHRKSGSYY